One region of Pyramidobacter sp. YE332 genomic DNA includes:
- a CDS encoding ABC transporter ATP-binding protein — protein sequence MGKILELKDVSKIYGDLHALSHINLTVNEGEWLSIMGPSGSGKTTMLNVIGCMDTPSEGGVVLDGADISRESAANLTKIRRDKIGLIFQQFHLISYLSALENVMVAQYYHSMPDEKEAMDALEKVGLGQRAHHLPTQLSGGEQQRVCIARALINSPRILLGDEPTGNLDEENERIVVDIFHRLHDEGVTLIVVTHDPEVGDVAQRKIVLEHGKIVQDIDQRASFSGVLRA from the coding sequence TTGGGTAAGATTCTCGAATTGAAAGATGTTTCCAAGATCTACGGCGACCTGCACGCCCTCTCGCATATCAACCTGACGGTGAACGAAGGCGAGTGGCTGTCCATCATGGGGCCTTCCGGCTCCGGCAAGACGACGATGCTGAACGTCATCGGCTGCATGGACACTCCCTCCGAGGGCGGCGTCGTCCTCGACGGCGCCGACATCAGCCGCGAGAGCGCCGCGAACCTGACGAAGATCCGCCGCGACAAGATCGGCCTGATCTTCCAGCAGTTTCACCTGATCAGTTATCTTTCCGCGCTCGAAAACGTCATGGTCGCCCAGTACTACCACAGCATGCCCGACGAGAAAGAAGCCATGGACGCTCTGGAAAAAGTCGGTCTGGGACAGCGCGCCCATCACCTGCCCACGCAGCTTTCCGGCGGCGAGCAGCAGCGCGTCTGCATCGCCCGCGCGCTGATCAACTCGCCCCGCATCCTGCTCGGCGACGAGCCGACGGGCAACCTCGACGAGGAGAACGAACGCATCGTCGTGGACATCTTCCACCGCCTGCACGACGAGGGCGTGACGCTGATCGTCGTCACCCACGATCCCGAAGTCGGCGACGTGGCGCAGCGCAAGATCGTGCTGGAGCACGGCAAGATCGTTCAGGATATCGACCAGCGCGCCAGTTTCAGCGGCGTGCTGAGAGCGTAA
- a CDS encoding ABC transporter permease, with protein sequence MAGAPLSMAAVARKNIRRRPWRSFCLVLTVLLFAFFLYAGTVLSISLSGGARSTADRLGADVIVVPAGYDPHIDSIILSGKPSMFYLPKDILERLRDVEGIDRMSPQTFLATLRASCCSYPLQIVGVDYDSDFIVRPWLEATLGRGLKDGELIVGYRVNGEAGERLHFFGVDLPIAGRLEQTGMGFDSTVFVTRKTVTDLAKAAENIFKHPLANDGSLVSTVMVKLKPGYDSVKVAQEINRRFGDDDIFALFSKKFVNSIASSLTLVSWMIRGGIGLVWLLAVIVIALLFSVTMNERKGEIGVLRAVGASRGKILALALTEALLISFYGAVLGTSLGAAAAAVVSPAVSEALKLPFLLPSWRALILLGVASVTVSVLTGVLSALFSARRASRADIYDTLRGN encoded by the coding sequence ATGGCGGGCGCACCCTTGAGCATGGCGGCCGTCGCGCGCAAAAACATCCGCCGCCGCCCCTGGCGGAGTTTCTGCCTTGTGCTCACGGTGCTGCTGTTCGCGTTCTTCCTGTACGCGGGCACGGTCCTGTCGATCAGTCTGTCCGGCGGCGCGCGCAGCACCGCCGACCGCCTCGGCGCCGACGTCATCGTCGTGCCGGCGGGGTACGATCCCCACATCGACAGTATCATCCTCTCGGGCAAGCCGTCGATGTTCTACCTGCCCAAGGACATCCTCGAGCGCCTGCGGGACGTGGAAGGGATCGACCGCATGTCGCCGCAGACTTTTCTGGCGACGCTGCGCGCCTCCTGCTGTTCCTATCCGCTGCAGATCGTCGGCGTGGACTACGACAGCGACTTCATCGTGCGCCCGTGGCTGGAAGCGACGCTGGGGCGCGGCCTCAAAGACGGCGAGCTGATCGTCGGCTACCGCGTCAACGGCGAAGCGGGCGAGCGGCTGCATTTCTTCGGCGTCGATCTGCCCATCGCCGGAAGGCTGGAACAGACGGGCATGGGGTTCGATTCGACGGTTTTCGTGACGCGCAAAACGGTGACCGACCTGGCCAAGGCGGCGGAAAACATCTTCAAACATCCGCTCGCCAACGACGGCAGCCTCGTCTCGACGGTGATGGTCAAGCTGAAGCCGGGTTACGATTCGGTGAAGGTGGCGCAGGAGATCAACCGCCGCTTCGGCGACGACGATATTTTCGCGCTGTTCAGCAAGAAGTTCGTCAACAGCATCGCCTCTTCGCTGACGCTGGTCTCGTGGATGATCCGCGGCGGCATCGGTCTGGTCTGGCTGCTGGCGGTGATCGTCATCGCGCTGCTGTTCTCCGTGACCATGAACGAGCGCAAGGGCGAGATCGGCGTTCTGCGCGCCGTCGGCGCCAGCCGCGGCAAAATCCTTGCTCTGGCTCTGACCGAAGCGCTGCTGATCAGTTTTTACGGCGCCGTGCTGGGCACGTCTCTCGGCGCCGCGGCCGCAGCCGTCGTCAGCCCGGCGGTTTCGGAAGCGCTGAAGCTGCCGTTCCTTCTGCCGTCCTGGAGGGCGCTGATCCTGCTGGGCGTCGCGTCCGTGACGGTCTCCGTCCTTACGGGCGTGCTGAGCGCGCTGTTCTCGGCGCGCCGGGCCAGCCGCGCCGACATTTACGACACGTTGAGGGGGAACTGA
- a CDS encoding FMN-binding protein — protein sequence MKKALILIAVLAVIGGGVFAMKDRIFGVTYRDGVYEGEYQADDGENTKVILTLKDNRIVACVLEARDALGNVKDENHGRDGSAEDFRQAQRAVREMKKYPDMLIEAQDVDTMDSISGASVTYKAMQIAVHEALSKAR from the coding sequence GTGAAGAAAGCACTGATTTTGATCGCCGTCCTCGCCGTGATCGGCGGCGGCGTTTTCGCCATGAAAGACAGGATCTTCGGCGTTACGTACCGGGACGGCGTTTACGAGGGCGAGTATCAGGCCGACGACGGCGAAAACACCAAAGTGATCCTGACGCTCAAGGACAACAGGATCGTGGCCTGCGTTCTCGAAGCGCGCGACGCGCTGGGCAACGTCAAGGACGAAAATCACGGCAGGGACGGTTCGGCCGAGGATTTTCGCCAGGCGCAGCGCGCCGTGCGCGAGATGAAGAAGTATCCGGACATGCTGATCGAGGCGCAGGATGTGGACACGATGGACAGCATTTCCGGCGCGTCCGTTACCTACAAGGCCATGCAGATCGCCGTGCATGAAGCGCTGAGCAAAGCGAGGTAG
- a CDS encoding ABC transporter permease, whose product MVNRRRKMYLKMVTSSLIRRASRLIIAVLAIAIGATILSGLVTIYYDIPRQLGREFRSYGANLLLLPKGDARISREDLERVRGIIGSDRIVGMAPYRYQTVKINEQPYIIAGTDLPQAKKNSPFWYVEGDWGSAAAPDRVMVGKEIAETLNLSIGDTFTVLGVKYGRRAEASGQNLSAEENRVRDEGEQNFAKKLTVCGIVTTGGAEEGFIFADVDMLDGLIGDSFRGDVVECSVVADSEQMEELTAALEAEMPGIQPRAVRRLTQAQDIVLGKLQALVLLVTVVVLIITMISVSTTMMAMVAERRREIALKKALGAENRLVMGELLGEGVLLGFIGSVVGVFLGFEFAQRVSLNVFGRAIDFQWPIIPVTIAVFIAITVLASILPVRRVMDIHPAIVLRGE is encoded by the coding sequence ATGGTAAATAGAAGACGGAAAATGTACCTCAAAATGGTGACGAGTTCGCTGATCCGGCGCGCCTCGCGGCTGATCATCGCCGTGCTGGCTATCGCGATCGGCGCCACCATCCTGTCGGGCCTGGTGACGATCTACTATGACATCCCGCGTCAGTTGGGGCGCGAATTCCGCTCCTACGGCGCCAATCTGCTGCTGTTGCCCAAGGGCGACGCCCGCATCAGCCGCGAAGACCTCGAACGGGTGCGCGGCATCATCGGCTCCGACCGCATCGTCGGCATGGCGCCGTACCGTTACCAGACGGTGAAGATCAACGAGCAGCCCTACATTATCGCCGGCACCGACCTGCCGCAGGCGAAGAAGAACAGTCCCTTCTGGTACGTGGAGGGAGACTGGGGCAGCGCCGCCGCGCCCGACCGGGTGATGGTCGGCAAGGAGATCGCCGAGACGCTGAATTTGTCCATCGGCGACACGTTCACCGTGCTGGGCGTCAAGTACGGCCGCCGCGCCGAAGCCTCCGGGCAGAACCTGTCGGCGGAAGAGAACCGCGTCCGCGACGAAGGCGAACAGAATTTCGCCAAGAAATTGACCGTCTGCGGCATCGTCACCACCGGCGGCGCCGAAGAGGGCTTCATCTTCGCCGACGTGGACATGCTCGACGGTCTGATCGGCGACAGCTTCCGAGGCGACGTGGTGGAGTGCAGCGTCGTGGCCGATTCGGAGCAGATGGAAGAACTGACCGCCGCCCTGGAGGCGGAGATGCCCGGCATCCAGCCGCGCGCCGTGCGCCGCCTCACTCAGGCGCAGGACATCGTGCTGGGCAAGCTGCAGGCGCTGGTGCTGCTGGTCACGGTAGTGGTGCTGATCATCACGATGATCTCGGTCTCCACCACGATGATGGCCATGGTCGCCGAACGCCGCCGCGAGATCGCCCTCAAAAAAGCGCTCGGCGCCGAGAATCGCCTCGTCATGGGCGAGCTGCTCGGGGAAGGCGTGCTGCTGGGCTTTATCGGCAGCGTCGTCGGCGTGTTCCTCGGCTTCGAGTTCGCGCAGCGCGTCAGTTTGAACGTCTTCGGCCGGGCCATCGACTTCCAGTGGCCCATCATCCCCGTTACCATCGCGGTTTTCATCGCGATCACCGTGCTCGCTTCGATCCTGCCGGTGCGCCGGGTAATGGACATTCATCCCGCGATCGTGCTCAGGGGGGAATAA
- a CDS encoding DUF4418 family protein, whose amino-acid sequence MRTLFAVVNALLGLVLALTPFWLAPVCSQMAPHGGPMKCYYSGLFIAGMGAVVVVLALFALLRRGRGWFAVLASLVAVAAAVACLLVPNGVIPLRGAGWVCGLCGDPTHACRAVTMPLVRKIAAAIVALNVVSLILSFVRGGR is encoded by the coding sequence ATGAGAACGTTGTTTGCCGTCGTGAACGCTCTGCTCGGACTGGTTCTTGCCCTGACGCCGTTCTGGCTGGCGCCGGTCTGTTCGCAGATGGCGCCTCACGGCGGCCCGATGAAGTGTTACTATTCTGGACTGTTCATTGCGGGAATGGGCGCGGTCGTCGTTGTTCTGGCGCTGTTCGCCCTGCTGCGCCGCGGCCGCGGCTGGTTTGCGGTTCTGGCTTCGCTTGTCGCCGTTGCGGCGGCGGTGGCCTGTCTGCTCGTGCCCAACGGCGTGATCCCGCTGCGCGGCGCCGGCTGGGTCTGCGGTCTGTGCGGCGATCCGACGCACGCCTGCCGCGCCGTGACGATGCCGCTTGTGCGGAAAATCGCCGCCGCCATCGTCGCGCTGAACGTCGTCTCGCTGATCCTGTCTTTCGTCAGGGGAGGGCGCTGA